The window GGCTGGTCGCCGGCGGCGAGCTCCTTGATCCGCTTGATCGTGAAGTCGGTGAGCGTCTGGTCGGCGGCGGCCATGTCGTCGGTCGACTCAATGGCCGCAAGCTCTTCGGTCGGGCCGCCCTTGCGGCCGTGGGTGAGCCGGTCGGACGGTCCGACCGCTTCGAACGCGGCCAGGCGTTCGGGGTTCAGCACCAGACCGGGAAAGCGGCGGTCGTCGACGCGCTGCGAGATCTCCTTCTGCGCCGGGTAATAGCCGTAGTACTCGTCGAAGCCAACATCGTGCGGGCGCATGCCCTCGGACTCGCCGACGTGCCACTTGCCGGTCAGCAGCGTGAAGTAGCCGGCGTCGCTCAGCAGGGCGGGCAGGCTGACCTCGTCGGCCCACGGGTTGGCGGTGATCTTGTCGCCCGCCAGGATGGGACGCACCAGGCCGGTGCGGACCGGCAGACGGCCGGTGAGGACTGCCGAACGGGTTGGCGTGCAGGTCTGCTGGGCGTAGCACGACGTCAGCCGCAGGCCCGAGGCCGCCAACTGGTCGATGTTGGGCGTCGACGCGCCGACCGTGGCTCCGCCGCCGTAGCAGCCAGGGTCGCCGTACCCCAGGTCGTCGACCACCAGCCAGACGATGTTGGGCCGCCGGCCGGTCTTCGCCTGGAGGCGCGCTAGCTTGGCCGCCACCGCCTGGTCCTGCTGCGGACGGGGGATGGCGGCCTCGAAGTTCTCGGCGGTCTGGACCGAGCGGTCGAACCGCGGCGGCTGCTCGGCCGACGCGGCGGGCAAGCAGCAGAGCAAGAGCAGCAGAGTCGTGAGGCGTTTCATGGGAAGCGATGCTCGGCAGTGGGATTCAGGGCAGGGCGGCGACCGTCCATTGTAGCCCGGATTGCCGCAGGGCGACTATTCATTGGAGGCTCTGCGCACGGGGTTGTTGTCCCCTGCCTGGCGGCCGGTAGAATCGCTTGGCGACCAAGCCCCCGCACGCGCGCGACCCACCCGAGGCGTCATCCGATGCGAAGAGAGCCACACACGGCCATCACGCGGCGTCGATGCCTGCTGCGTTGCGTGGCGGGGGCCAGTTCACTTGTTCTGGCCAGGGGAGGCCCGCACGTGCTTGCAGCAGCCGAGGGCGGAGTCGTTGTCGATTTCGGCGCCGACGGCGAGGACCTGTTCGCGTACCTCCACCGCACCGCGGGCGGCTTCGACCTCGCCGCGTACCGCCGGCTGCTCGGCGCGGGCAACGAGTTCAAGGAGGGCGACCAGTCCGAAGGGGTCGCCGCGGCCGACGACGCGTCCCGCGCGGCGGCCCGGGAACTGCTCGCCAACACCCGGATCGGCGACCTCGAGCGGCAACCAGTCTTCACCGACGCGCAGTCGGACTACATTGCCCAGGCGGTGGACCCCGAGGCCGCTCGCAAGCTGGCGGGCTGGACGGTGGGCCGGCTCAAGGCGTTCCTGCTGGAGTCGAGCGAAGAGCAGATCAAGCAGATCATGCCCGGCCTGTCGAGCGACGCCATCGCGTGCGTCGTGAAGCTCTGCACAAATGACCAACTGATTGCGATTGGCGGCAAGGTATTCAACCCGCTGCCGGGCTCGAAGGTCGGCGCGCGGGGGTACATGGGCGCGCGGATCCAGCCGAACTCGCCGACCGACCACCCCGAGGACATCCGCTGGCAGGTGTTCGACGGCTTCGCGTACGCCGTGGGCGATGTCGTGCTGGGGACCAACCCGGTGTCGAGCGAGGTCGAGTCGGTCGCGCGGGTCGAGCAGGTGCTGGCCGATATCCTAGAAACATTCGGCATCGAGGACGTGCTGCCGCACTGCGTGCTCGCCCACATCGACGTGCAGGCTGAAGTGGAACAGCAACACCCGGGCACGACCGGCGAGTGGTTCCAGAGTCTGGCCGGCGTCGAGGACGCCGCGCGGACGTTCGACATCAGCGTCGACAAAATGGTGCGCCACGCCCAGAGCCGCGACGGACGCTTTGCCCTCTACTTCGAGACCGGCCAGGGCGCCGACGCGACCAATGGGCACGGAAAGGGCTTCGACATGGTCCTGCACGAGTCGCGCAAGTACGGCCTCGCCCGGGCGCTGCGGCAGGAGGCCGGTCGTGCGCAGCAGCGCGCCGGCCGCGCGGCGGCGCCGTGGGTCCACGTGAACGACGTCGCCGGGTTCATCGGGCCCGAGGTGTTCCGCAACCGCGAGCAGCTGGTGCGGTGCTGCCTGGAAGACATCGTGATGGGCAAGCTGCACGGCCTGACCATCGGCCTGGACGTCTGCTCAACGCTGCACATGGAGGTCGACCTCGACGACCTCGACTGGTGCGTCGACCAGATCATGCCGGCCTGCCCGGCGTACCTGATGGCGCTGCCGACCAAGAACGACCCGATGCTGAGCTACCTCACCACCGCGTTCCAGGACCACGTGCGGGTGCGGGAGAAGTTCGGCTACAAGGTCGACGACCAAATGTGGCGGTTCTTCCAAAGCCTCG is drawn from Posidoniimonas polymericola and contains these coding sequences:
- the eutB gene encoding ethanolamine ammonia-lyase subunit EutB, which encodes MLAAAEGGVVVDFGADGEDLFAYLHRTAGGFDLAAYRRLLGAGNEFKEGDQSEGVAAADDASRAAARELLANTRIGDLERQPVFTDAQSDYIAQAVDPEAARKLAGWTVGRLKAFLLESSEEQIKQIMPGLSSDAIACVVKLCTNDQLIAIGGKVFNPLPGSKVGARGYMGARIQPNSPTDHPEDIRWQVFDGFAYAVGDVVLGTNPVSSEVESVARVEQVLADILETFGIEDVLPHCVLAHIDVQAEVEQQHPGTTGEWFQSLAGVEDAARTFDISVDKMVRHAQSRDGRFALYFETGQGADATNGHGKGFDMVLHESRKYGLARALRQEAGRAQQRAGRAAAPWVHVNDVAGFIGPEVFRNREQLVRCCLEDIVMGKLHGLTIGLDVCSTLHMEVDLDDLDWCVDQIMPACPAYLMALPTKNDPMLSYLTTAFQDHVRVREKFGYKVDDQMWRFFQSLGVIDNQGQPTKHFGDPAWVYLQYRRKQGDSRAEAEILAEAREQMANVRGRGVLLAEGYGGHPWELAPELDRRVRTLYEDSKQCIWAELSAPFAAAVPHAVPIRSQTEDRADYILHPPAGEVLDDASLQTVRRLRDRRSGDGRSESGRPAEYDVQLVISDGLNALSLMDKDHLAPYLTEVRQQLSEAGYRPAPENLLLTGGRVRAGYRIGEELFGSLPASKDARAVLHVIGERPGSGHHAFSVYITGQPAGAWAKPGVTDHNVTRVVSGIADTALPPATAAADTVRILKQLAPLG
- a CDS encoding arylsulfatase; this translates as MKRLTTLLLLLCCLPAASAEQPPRFDRSVQTAENFEAAIPRPQQDQAVAAKLARLQAKTGRRPNIVWLVVDDLGYGDPGCYGGGATVGASTPNIDQLAASGLRLTSCYAQQTCTPTRSAVLTGRLPVRTGLVRPILAGDKITANPWADEVSLPALLSDAGYFTLLTGKWHVGESEGMRPHDVGFDEYYGYYPAQKEISQRVDDRRFPGLVLNPERLAAFEAVGPSDRLTHGRKGGPTEELAAIESTDDMAAADQTLTDFTIKRIKELAAGDQPFFIEHCFMKVHCDNFPHPDHAGRSEAKYPYKDSIREVDAQVGAIVAALDQAGVRENTLIFFTSDNGPQMDAWPDAGYTPFRGAKGTTWEGGVRVPGVASWPGVIPAGRVSDGLFDLMDLFGVGLNLAGVASDKLPGDRYYDYIDQASFLLADDGQSKRETVYFWWGKELMACRMKEYKAHVKVVIAEAPHMHIDLATVRDVGLAPWFFNLYLDPKEEMTVGHRLDPWMATVSGKLKAHGATFKKYPPKSIGL